In Silene latifolia isolate original U9 population chromosome 3, ASM4854445v1, whole genome shotgun sequence, a single window of DNA contains:
- the LOC141649063 gene encoding uncharacterized protein LOC141649063, translating to MFLVFWKLEIWLIFNPATVNVTHILSNAQFIHCAINHHATSQILFLTMVYGSNDPKIREDLWTALSSIQHSVTSWVLLGDFNVIRDVSEKISPTPPNLDDILAFNTCLLNCRLDDMRGPGCEYTWTNKQDDSTRTWSKLDMALANPDWFNQFPTTYANFLPAGISDHSPVLVTVFDDPPLKSRFSFLNCWTTHASYRDLVTQAWHLPVQGTAMFKLFGKLKNVRVSLYGLHKQNYSDIPNKVVVAKAALMDCQAMLQSCPLSPDLIHKEKQLLVDYNTLKQAEVSFLKQKAKVDNIKHGDFSSKYFFSRPQERKNQQIIGRIVDRHGTERTGLSDVAEGFVDYYSHLLGSTTPTSPLDTSLIHQGSCVSPEDSASLIQPVSLDEIKAALFSIGSDKSPGPDGFSSGFFKDSWELISSDFCKAVLNFFNTGKMSKQANSTLLTLIPKKKISNSD from the exons ATGTTCTTGgtgttttggaaactaga GATCTGGCTCATCTTTAACCCTGCTACTGTTAATGTTACTCATATTCTCTCCAATGCACAGTTCATTCACTGTGCCATTAATCATCATGCTACTTCTCAGATATTGTTTCTTACTATGGTTTATGGTAGTAATGATCCTAAAATCAGGGAGGATCTATGGACTGCTCTTTCTTCCATTCAGCATTCTGTTACTAGTTGGGTCCTCCTGGGGGATTTCAATGTGATCAGGGATGTTAGTGAAAAGATAAGTCCCACTCCTCCTAACCTGGATGATATCCTAGCTTTCAATACTTGCCTCTTGAATTGTCGATTGGATGATATGAGGGGGCCTGGATGTGAATATACCTGGACTAACAAGCAAGATGACAGTACCAGAACTTGGTCCAAGCTGGATATGGCTTTAGCTAACCCTGACTGGTTCAACCAATTCCCTACCACTTATGCTAATTTTTTGCCTGCTGGTATATCTGATCACTCTCCTGTACTGGTAACAGTATTTGATGATCCTCCTTTAAAGTCCAGATTTAGCTTCCTTAATTGCTGGACTACCCATGCCTCTTATAGGGATCTTGTCACCCAGGCATGGCATCTCCCTGTTCAGGGTACTGCTATGTTTAAGCTCTTTGGCAAACTCAAGAATGTTAGAGTCAGCTTATATGGCCTTCACAAGCAAAATTATAGTGACATTCCCAATAAAGTGGTGGTAGCTAAGGCTGCTCTTATGGATTGTCAAGCTATGCTGCAGTCTTGCCCTCTTTCTCCTGATCTTATTCACAAGGAAAAGCAGTTGTTGGTTGACTATAATACTCTTAAGCAAGCTGAAGTGAGCTTCTTAAAGCAAAAAGCAAAAGTTGACAATATTAAACATGGTGATTTCTCCTCTAAATACTTTTTCTCTAGACCGCAGGAGAGGAAAAATCAACAAATCATTGGCAGGATTGTTGATAGACATGGAACTGAAAGGACTGGGTTGTCTGATGTAGCTGAGGGTTTTGTTGATTATTACTCCCATCTCTTGGGCTCTACTACTCCCACTTCTCCTTTGGATACTTCCCTAATTCATCAGGGCTCCTGTGTCTCCCCTGAGGACTCTGCTAGTCTTATTCAACCTGTCTCTCTGGATGAAATTAAAGCTGCTTTGTTTAGCATTGGTTCTGACAAGAGCCCTGGGCCTGATGGTTTCTCCTCAGGTTTCTTTAAGGATTCCTGGGAGCTTATCAGCTCTGACTTTTGCAAAGCTGTGTTAAACTTCTTCAATACTGGTAAAATGAGTAAGCAAGCTAATTCTACTTTGCTCACCCTaatccccaaaaagaaaattagTAACTCTGACTGA